In Desulfovibrio sp. UIB00, the following are encoded in one genomic region:
- a CDS encoding phage regulatory CII family protein — translation MEELAHLAPEDVFRLAIARSQYPLSVLAKRLNVSPAFLRRVTSTEKYFPSFVDIPGFCVAAGNTLVIEWLLARVTAGNTVLPAITPTFLHNQVLCLTSDLGHVADRIIRATADNRITKAENRGILKEVLDLVEVATALAAALRDHDKKVGRHA, via the coding sequence ATGGAAGAACTGGCCCACCTTGCCCCGGAGGATGTTTTTCGGCTTGCCATTGCACGCAGCCAGTACCCTCTTTCCGTCCTGGCCAAACGCCTGAATGTCAGCCCGGCATTTCTGCGCCGCGTTACCTCCACAGAAAAATACTTCCCCAGCTTTGTGGATATCCCGGGCTTTTGCGTTGCCGCGGGTAACACTCTGGTCATTGAATGGCTACTGGCCCGCGTCACCGCAGGCAACACCGTGCTGCCTGCAATCACGCCCACGTTCCTGCATAATCAGGTTCTTTGCCTCACAAGCGACCTTGGGCACGTAGCTGACCGCATCATCCGCGCCACGGCAGACAACCGCATCACCAAGGCCGAGAACCGCGGCATCCTCAAAGAAGTGCTGGATCTGGTGGAGGTCGCCACCGCCCTTGCCGCCGCCCTGCGCGACCACGACAAAAAAGTGGGCCGCCATGCCTAG